A genomic stretch from Candidatus Baltobacteraceae bacterium includes:
- a CDS encoding phosphatase PAP2 family protein has product MHDPLQEIVPIKNRRAWRDLARILSTIFNPFLTALALFVILAHASARNELDFWWLLFISTFFTSIGPMMYVFWLYGSDRISDLDMSVRHEREAVFSAFVVFYLAGTVVMWVIHAPRLMIAAMAAYTLSTLIVQYITRYWKISTHAIGITAPLVALTLLYGSQTLPFLVLIPMVCWARVYLKAHTLLQVLAGAVLATLSTALFFHLFHVGAPVAI; this is encoded by the coding sequence ATGCACGATCCGCTCCAAGAGATCGTTCCGATCAAGAATCGGCGGGCCTGGCGCGACCTCGCGCGCATCCTCTCGACGATCTTCAATCCATTTCTTACCGCGCTGGCCCTCTTCGTAATCCTTGCCCATGCGAGCGCGCGCAACGAGCTGGACTTCTGGTGGCTGCTCTTCATCTCTACGTTCTTCACCTCGATCGGGCCGATGATGTACGTCTTCTGGCTCTACGGAAGCGATCGCATCTCGGATCTTGACATGTCGGTGCGGCACGAACGCGAGGCGGTCTTCAGCGCTTTCGTCGTGTTCTATCTTGCCGGCACGGTGGTGATGTGGGTCATTCATGCGCCGCGCCTGATGATCGCGGCGATGGCGGCCTATACCCTCTCGACCCTGATCGTGCAGTACATCACGCGGTATTGGAAAATCAGCACGCACGCGATCGGCATCACCGCCCCGCTGGTTGCCCTCACGCTGCTCTACGGCAGCCAGACGCTACCGTTTCTCGTCCTGATTCCGATGGTGTGCTGGGCGCGCGTCTATCTCAAAGCGCATACGCTGCTGCAAGTCCTTGCCGGCGCCGTCTTGGCGACGCTCTCGACTGCGCTCTTCTTCCATCTCTTTCACGTCGGCGCGCCGGTCGCGATCTGA
- a CDS encoding DctP family TRAP transporter solute-binding subunit has translation MISEREDALFDRFNASVSKAVEDVRRASEAIAATAQEQTTLMVALSDTAGTLAAASRETAERLQTAQASARAAASDLGNSFEVVENLLTSVQQLAELSADTATAMDNFGRLMSEIGRMTEFVEDVSDETQLLALNAAIEAARAGTHGLGFAVVAGEVGRLAKTTNESTSAIKTLVLEIQREAEATIRSVRANAERSAESAPLAEVARTSLAEIAELAADLSVTIDRAVVSGRNHSLAAEAMRKATDGLANVAAAQGREALESAFATQRLAYYGAEIEYISRSRTAPKADHTTIKVATLLPLGYPPSRAWEYVAKRTLELSSGRLTFELEIPFAGGSEMEAMLRVRSGELDMVSVTTYVAGALLPLAQLLDLPFVFADRDAAYRLLDSHLGRHILTSFESFGLHGLAYFENGMRHFTNNLHPIRRPADMRKMRVRIQDSVVYLALMHALGASPKVIPFQDLYRSLQNHEVDAQENPLANTLGARLNEFQRYLSLTAHTYNTQIVLGNVERWRSLSEEDRAIIELAFKEATEYHRRIATEDEAHALAELRKNLEVHELAPDEREDFVKAARFVWERMEPLFPTDVFRLLLNRNLESWRPRINLAGGPTHGFTLNDIVESIDRSVNSVRATGDTIRTQSRSQIASLNQLSQESMGLSSSNEQLGKDFQALGERFEQVAPQVRIMRDTVGELIETINVLSAMAVQSRSALDQFAKSMHQIFNIINLVRSVSDKTNLLALNAAIEAARAGDHGKGFNVVAGEVRGLADKTKASTLDIRKVLSDLESRGKAAGVAIENGVAKAEHSARQARMAQEAFGRIEQFASSAQFTLEQAEDAANDEARRAYAMYGDYSQMAALVESHVQDSRSAATSTVELERQRRALFS, from the coding sequence ATGATCTCCGAACGCGAGGACGCGCTCTTCGACCGATTCAATGCGAGCGTCTCCAAGGCGGTCGAGGACGTTCGGCGCGCCTCCGAAGCGATCGCGGCGACCGCGCAGGAACAGACCACGCTCATGGTCGCGCTTTCCGATACCGCCGGCACCCTTGCCGCTGCCTCGCGTGAGACCGCCGAGCGCCTGCAAACCGCGCAAGCTTCGGCGCGAGCCGCCGCCTCCGACTTGGGCAACTCGTTCGAAGTCGTCGAGAATTTACTCACCTCGGTGCAGCAGCTCGCGGAGCTTTCGGCCGACACCGCTACCGCGATGGACAACTTCGGCCGGCTCATGAGCGAGATCGGGCGCATGACCGAGTTCGTCGAAGACGTCAGCGACGAAACGCAGCTGCTCGCGCTCAACGCCGCAATCGAGGCCGCGCGCGCCGGAACGCATGGATTGGGATTCGCCGTCGTCGCCGGCGAGGTCGGACGGTTGGCAAAGACGACCAACGAATCGACTTCGGCGATCAAGACCCTCGTGCTGGAGATCCAGCGCGAAGCCGAGGCAACGATTCGCTCCGTCCGCGCCAACGCCGAACGCTCCGCCGAATCGGCGCCGCTCGCTGAAGTCGCACGCACGTCGCTGGCCGAGATCGCCGAACTTGCCGCCGACCTGTCCGTGACCATCGATCGGGCGGTGGTCAGCGGACGCAATCACAGCCTGGCGGCGGAGGCGATGCGCAAGGCCACCGACGGACTGGCGAACGTCGCGGCCGCGCAGGGTCGCGAAGCGCTCGAATCCGCCTTTGCAACGCAGCGCCTGGCCTACTACGGCGCGGAGATCGAATACATCTCGCGCTCGCGCACGGCGCCGAAGGCCGATCACACCACGATCAAAGTCGCGACGCTGCTTCCGCTCGGCTATCCGCCGTCGCGCGCGTGGGAATACGTCGCGAAGCGCACGCTCGAGCTTTCGAGCGGGCGGCTCACGTTCGAGCTCGAGATTCCGTTCGCCGGCGGCAGTGAAATGGAAGCGATGCTGCGCGTTCGCTCGGGCGAGCTTGACATGGTGAGCGTCACCACCTACGTTGCAGGCGCGCTGCTGCCGCTCGCGCAACTGCTCGATCTTCCGTTCGTGTTCGCCGACCGCGACGCGGCCTACCGGCTGCTCGACAGCCATCTCGGCCGGCATATCCTGACCTCGTTCGAATCGTTCGGTTTGCACGGCCTGGCGTATTTCGAAAACGGGATGCGACACTTCACCAACAACTTGCATCCGATCCGGCGTCCGGCCGACATGCGCAAGATGCGGGTGCGCATCCAAGACTCCGTGGTCTACCTCGCGCTGATGCACGCGCTCGGGGCTTCACCAAAGGTGATTCCATTCCAAGATCTCTACCGTTCGCTTCAGAATCACGAGGTGGACGCGCAGGAGAACCCGCTCGCAAACACGCTGGGCGCGCGGCTCAACGAATTCCAGCGCTACCTGTCGCTGACCGCGCACACCTACAACACGCAGATCGTGCTCGGCAACGTCGAGCGCTGGCGCTCGCTGTCCGAGGAGGATCGCGCGATCATCGAACTCGCCTTCAAAGAGGCGACCGAGTATCACCGGCGCATCGCGACCGAAGACGAGGCGCACGCGCTCGCCGAGCTGCGCAAGAATCTCGAAGTCCACGAACTCGCGCCGGACGAACGGGAAGATTTCGTCAAGGCCGCCCGGTTCGTGTGGGAACGAATGGAGCCGCTCTTCCCCACCGACGTCTTCCGCCTGCTGCTCAACCGCAATTTGGAGAGCTGGCGGCCGCGCATCAATCTTGCCGGCGGGCCGACGCACGGCTTCACCCTCAACGACATCGTCGAGTCGATCGACCGCTCCGTCAACTCGGTGCGCGCGACCGGCGACACGATCAGGACGCAATCACGCTCGCAGATCGCCAGCCTCAACCAGCTCTCGCAAGAATCGATGGGGCTGAGCTCCTCGAACGAGCAGCTCGGCAAAGATTTTCAGGCGCTCGGTGAGCGGTTCGAGCAGGTCGCACCGCAGGTGCGCATCATGCGCGACACGGTCGGCGAGTTGATCGAAACGATCAACGTGCTCTCCGCGATGGCAGTCCAGAGCCGCAGCGCGCTCGATCAATTCGCAAAGTCGATGCACCAGATCTTCAACATCATCAACCTCGTTCGCTCGGTTTCCGACAAGACGAATCTACTCGCGCTCAACGCGGCGATCGAAGCCGCCCGCGCCGGCGATCACGGCAAGGGCTTCAACGTCGTCGCCGGCGAGGTGCGAGGCTTGGCCGACAAGACCAAAGCCTCGACGCTCGACATTCGCAAGGTGCTCAGCGATCTGGAATCGCGCGGCAAGGCTGCCGGCGTCGCAATCGAAAACGGCGTCGCCAAAGCCGAACACAGCGCGCGCCAGGCGCGCATGGCGCAAGAAGCCTTCGGGCGCATCGAGCAATTTGCCAGCTCGGCTCAGTTTACGCTCGAACAGGCCGAAGACGCGGCCAACGACGAAGCCCGCCGCGCCTACGCGATGTACGGCGATTACTCACAGATGGCCGCATTGGTCGAATCGCACGTCCAGGATAGCCGCTCCGCGGCGACCTCGACGGTCGAACTCGAACGCCAGCGCCGCGCCCTGTTTAGCTAG
- the dxs gene encoding 1-deoxy-D-xylulose-5-phosphate synthase: protein MIIERIESPAGVKALSRDELDVLAREIRDMLVVTCSRNGGHLAPNLGVVELTIALHRVLDLPTDKLVWDVSHQAYVHKILSGRRDRFHTLRKGGGISGFAMRSESAYDQFGAGHASTSVSAAYGMAVARDLSGGGETIVAVLGDGALTGGLAYEALNNAGQLHSNFIVILNDNEMSIAPNVGSIASYLSMLRSKPFANFVRERAKDVFGHIPFGGAARKAFASAEMGAMRFVAPSEKAAVIFEELGFRYMGPFDGHNVDTMIAALETAKSVDRPVLLHVRTVKGKGYEPAEKDSRTFHGVSSAFDVENGKLEVKPDARPTFSDVFAGALIELAQSYPKLIAITAAMPDGTKLSKFAKQFPERFFDVGIAEAHAVCMAAGASTSGLQPVCAIYSTFLQRAYDQVVHDVCVQNLPVVFCLDRAGFVGDDGPTHMGLYDVAYLRTLPNMTVMAPRNEDELAPMLAHALTRSGPAAIRYPRGSTSGRHRDPVAPIEHGRAEVLRRGTGVAVLALGNTVEVALDAYGLLASGEFGRSDRLPTVVNARFAKPIDGELLAELAADHDTFLTLEEHSLAGGFGSAVVENVSDSGLAVRVQRVGVTDVLVAHDSQPSQRALFGLSAQAIAERLARALDPHQEIHR, encoded by the coding sequence ATGATCATTGAACGAATCGAGTCCCCGGCCGGCGTCAAAGCCCTTTCCCGCGATGAGTTGGACGTGCTCGCTCGTGAAATCCGCGACATGCTCGTCGTTACGTGCTCGCGCAACGGCGGCCATCTGGCGCCGAATTTGGGCGTCGTCGAATTGACCATCGCGCTTCACCGCGTTCTCGACCTGCCGACCGACAAACTGGTTTGGGACGTTTCACACCAGGCCTACGTCCACAAGATCCTCAGCGGCCGCCGCGACCGGTTCCACACCCTGCGCAAGGGCGGCGGCATCTCCGGCTTTGCGATGCGCAGCGAGTCGGCATACGATCAATTCGGCGCGGGTCACGCCTCGACGTCGGTCTCGGCCGCCTACGGAATGGCGGTCGCGCGCGATCTCTCCGGCGGCGGCGAAACGATCGTCGCGGTGCTGGGCGACGGCGCGCTGACCGGCGGGCTCGCGTACGAAGCGCTCAACAACGCCGGCCAGCTCCATTCGAATTTCATCGTCATTCTCAACGACAACGAGATGTCGATCGCGCCGAACGTGGGATCGATCGCCTCGTATCTTTCGATGCTGCGCAGCAAGCCGTTTGCCAATTTCGTGCGCGAACGCGCCAAAGACGTGTTCGGACACATCCCGTTCGGCGGGGCCGCGCGCAAAGCGTTCGCCAGTGCGGAGATGGGGGCGATGCGCTTCGTCGCGCCCTCCGAGAAGGCCGCGGTCATCTTCGAAGAGCTGGGCTTTCGCTACATGGGCCCGTTTGACGGGCACAACGTCGATACGATGATTGCGGCGCTGGAGACGGCCAAGAGCGTCGACCGCCCGGTGCTGCTGCACGTACGCACGGTCAAAGGCAAGGGCTACGAGCCGGCCGAGAAGGATTCGCGGACCTTTCACGGCGTCTCGAGCGCGTTCGACGTCGAAAACGGAAAACTCGAAGTCAAGCCCGACGCTCGGCCAACCTTCTCCGACGTCTTTGCCGGCGCGCTGATCGAACTTGCGCAGTCGTATCCCAAGCTGATCGCGATCACCGCCGCCATGCCCGACGGAACGAAGCTCTCCAAATTCGCCAAGCAATTTCCGGAGCGTTTCTTCGACGTCGGCATCGCCGAGGCGCACGCCGTTTGCATGGCGGCCGGCGCATCGACCAGCGGTCTGCAGCCGGTGTGTGCGATCTACTCGACCTTTCTGCAACGCGCCTACGATCAGGTCGTGCATGACGTGTGCGTGCAGAATCTGCCGGTCGTCTTCTGCCTCGATCGCGCCGGCTTCGTCGGCGACGACGGTCCCACGCACATGGGGCTCTACGACGTCGCCTATCTGCGCACGCTTCCCAACATGACGGTAATGGCGCCGCGCAACGAAGACGAGCTTGCGCCGATGCTGGCGCACGCGCTTACACGTAGCGGCCCGGCGGCGATCCGTTATCCGCGCGGTTCGACCAGCGGACGCCACCGCGATCCGGTCGCGCCGATCGAGCACGGCCGCGCCGAGGTGTTGCGCCGCGGCACCGGCGTCGCGGTCCTCGCCCTCGGGAATACGGTCGAGGTAGCGCTCGATGCGTACGGGCTGTTGGCGAGCGGAGAATTCGGCCGCTCCGACCGGCTGCCGACCGTCGTCAACGCGCGGTTCGCCAAACCGATCGACGGCGAGCTGCTGGCGGAACTGGCCGCCGATCACGACACGTTCCTTACGCTGGAAGAGCACTCGCTCGCAGGCGGCTTCGGATCGGCGGTCGTAGAGAATGTGTCGGATTCGGGCCTTGCGGTTCGGGTGCAGCGCGTCGGCGTTACCGACGTTCTGGTTGCGCACGATTCCCAGCCCAGCCAACGCGCGCTCTTCGGGCTATCCGCGCAAGCGATCGCGGAGCGCCTTGCGCGCGCGCTCGACCCGCATCAGGAGATACATCGTTGA
- a CDS encoding ABC transporter ATP-binding protein: MTAVNGLSFSLQPGETLGIVGESGSGKSVTALSIMRLLSRNASVASDGIFFEGENLLAKSEAQMRRIRGHKIAMIFQDPMTSLNPVLTVGEQIAEAVRVHLGYSRADSRAKAAEMMRKVRIPSPEERIDDYPHQFSGGMRQRVMIAMALSCNPQLLIADEPTTALDVTIQAQILELMNEMQHETGAAIVMITHDLGVVAEVCKNVLVMYGGNLVEYGTADQIFSEPKMPYTQGLLASLPRLDQSEHRRLQPIKGQPPNLLNLPAGCAFAPRCDARMTVCDEPVALYDFGADHAARCWLYDGKVPCR; this comes from the coding sequence GTGACGGCCGTCAACGGCCTTTCGTTTTCACTCCAGCCCGGCGAGACGCTGGGAATCGTCGGCGAGTCGGGCTCGGGGAAGTCGGTCACGGCACTCTCGATCATGCGCCTTCTCTCGCGTAACGCGAGCGTCGCCAGCGACGGCATCTTTTTCGAGGGCGAGAACCTGCTCGCCAAGAGCGAAGCTCAGATGCGCAGGATCCGCGGTCACAAGATCGCGATGATCTTCCAAGATCCGATGACGAGCCTCAATCCGGTGCTCACCGTCGGCGAACAGATCGCCGAAGCGGTGCGCGTGCACCTGGGGTATTCGCGCGCCGATTCCCGCGCCAAGGCGGCTGAAATGATGCGCAAGGTCCGCATCCCTTCACCCGAGGAACGCATCGACGACTATCCCCATCAATTCTCCGGCGGCATGCGTCAACGCGTGATGATCGCGATGGCGCTCTCGTGCAATCCGCAACTGTTGATCGCGGACGAACCGACGACCGCGCTCGACGTGACGATTCAGGCCCAGATCCTCGAGCTGATGAACGAAATGCAGCACGAGACGGGAGCGGCCATCGTCATGATCACGCACGACCTCGGCGTGGTGGCCGAAGTGTGCAAGAACGTGCTGGTGATGTACGGCGGAAATCTCGTCGAATACGGCACGGCCGATCAAATTTTCAGCGAGCCGAAGATGCCGTACACGCAAGGGCTGCTCGCATCCCTTCCCCGCCTCGACCAGAGCGAGCATCGCCGCTTGCAGCCGATCAAAGGCCAACCACCGAACTTGCTCAATCTTCCGGCCGGATGCGCGTTCGCACCGCGCTGCGATGCACGGATGACGGTTTGCGACGAACCCGTCGCCCTCTACGACTTCGGCGCCGACCACGCGGCACGCTGCTGGCTCTACGACGGGAAGGTTCCATGCCGCTGA
- the secG gene encoding preprotein translocase subunit SecG, giving the protein MTLLLAAAAKAATAAAKGAPLKVLPPVQNLVVPPAATQPQTVFQEHFGWLTHGIAGIFIVAAIALIVLLAVQTTKQEGLSGTIGGRVESAYSRMGGEEQLKRLTGFTAVVFVLTGFILSLTGI; this is encoded by the coding sequence TTGACCCTTTTACTCGCCGCAGCCGCAAAGGCCGCGACCGCTGCCGCCAAGGGCGCGCCCCTCAAAGTGCTGCCGCCCGTTCAAAACCTCGTCGTTCCGCCGGCCGCGACGCAGCCGCAGACCGTCTTTCAGGAACATTTCGGATGGCTCACCCACGGCATCGCCGGAATCTTCATTGTCGCGGCGATCGCGTTGATCGTGCTGCTTGCGGTTCAGACGACCAAACAAGAGGGTCTCTCGGGAACGATCGGCGGACGGGTCGAGTCGGCGTACTCGCGGATGGGCGGTGAGGAACAGCTCAAGCGGCTGACCGGATTTACCGCCGTCGTCTTCGTGCTCACGGGATTCATCCTGTCATTAACGGGGATCTAA